A window of the Bacilli bacterium genome harbors these coding sequences:
- a CDS encoding uracil-DNA glycosylase: MSAFQPVMLPEEPAPLFAVRKLQDDLALHKSRIIWGEGNSHAPVFVVLDNPGCREDRQGKPFVCGTRETLQRGLFAAGLEPEQVYVSYILKYRPTRAYNKPAARERGLPLLKLQLAEKKPSILLGLGDVVVKTLLQDETAQIKSCRGVWHLVAGIPAAFSFHPLAVRRRPVLMKYFLADLRLVAAKLLQL, translated from the coding sequence ATGTCCGCGTTTCAACCTGTCATGCTGCCGGAGGAGCCGGCGCCCTTATTTGCTGTTCGCAAGCTTCAGGATGATCTGGCGCTGCATAAAAGCCGGATCATATGGGGCGAAGGCAATTCTCATGCGCCTGTTTTTGTCGTGCTGGATAACCCGGGCTGCCGCGAAGACCGGCAAGGAAAGCCGTTTGTATGCGGAACGCGGGAAACATTGCAGCGCGGTTTGTTTGCAGCGGGGCTTGAGCCGGAACAGGTATATGTTAGTTATATATTGAAATACCGCCCAACGCGCGCGTATAACAAGCCGGCAGCAAGAGAAAGGGGCCTGCCTTTATTAAAGTTGCAGCTTGCCGAGAAAAAACCGTCCATCCTGTTGGGGTTAGGGGATGTGGTCGTGAAAACCCTGCTTCAGGATGAAACTGCGCAAATAAAAAGCTGCCGGGGCGTTTGGCACTTGGTTGCCGGTATCCCTGCAGCTTTTTCTTTTCATCCGCTCGCGGTAAGAAGAAGACCCGTATTGATGAAATATTTCCTTGCCGATTTAAGGTTGGTCGCCGCGAAATTGCTTCAACTTTGA
- a CDS encoding SDR family oxidoreductase encodes MKALFIGGTGIISAAITRQLLTQGCELYLLNRGTRNDALPPGANIIKADIHDEETVAKLIANLEFDVVADFIAFHPAQLERNYRLFNGKTRQFMFISSASAYQKPLSDYRITEGTPLANPYWEYSRNKIACEDYLWKQYREQGFPITIVRPSHTYDERFIPLGVHGSKGSWQVAKRMLENKPVIIHGDGTSLWTMTHNSDFAKGFIGLMGNLHAIGEAVHITSDESLTWNQIYEAIAAALGVELRAVHVSAEFLAACGKYDFRGSLLGDKANSVVFDNAKLKRLVPDFVATKRFDQGIRETVAYILAHPEYQIEDPEFDSWCDRVIQSLDAAARAIQSLL; translated from the coding sequence ATGAAAGCGTTATTCATTGGCGGAACGGGAATCATCAGCGCGGCCATTACCAGACAGCTGCTTACACAAGGGTGCGAGCTTTATCTTTTAAACAGGGGAACAAGAAACGACGCCCTGCCGCCGGGCGCCAACATCATCAAGGCCGATATTCATGACGAGGAAACGGTGGCAAAGCTGATCGCAAATTTGGAGTTTGATGTTGTGGCCGATTTTATCGCGTTTCATCCGGCGCAATTGGAACGCAATTACCGTCTGTTCAACGGCAAAACCAGGCAGTTTATGTTTATCAGCTCCGCTTCGGCGTACCAGAAACCGCTGTCCGATTACCGGATTACGGAGGGAACGCCGCTAGCCAATCCGTATTGGGAGTATTCGCGCAACAAGATTGCCTGCGAAGATTATTTGTGGAAACAGTATCGCGAGCAAGGTTTCCCGATTACGATTGTGAGGCCCAGCCATACATACGACGAACGGTTTATTCCGCTCGGCGTGCATGGAAGCAAGGGGAGCTGGCAGGTGGCCAAGCGCATGCTGGAAAACAAACCCGTGATCATTCACGGCGACGGTACCTCGCTCTGGACGATGACGCACAACAGCGATTTTGCCAAAGGGTTTATCGGACTGATGGGCAATCTGCATGCGATTGGCGAGGCGGTGCACATTACGTCTGATGAGAGCCTGACATGGAATCAAATCTATGAGGCGATAGCCGCCGCGCTGGGAGTGGAGTTGCGCGCCGTTCATGTTTCAGCGGAATTTTTGGCCGCATGCGGCAAATACGATTTCCGGGGCAGCTTGTTGGGAGACAAAGCGAATTCCGTCGTCTTTGACAACGCCAAGCTCAAGCGGCTGGTGCCCGATTTTGTGGCGACCAAGCGGTTTGACCAAGGCATTCGGGAGACGGTCGCCTATATTTTGGCGCATCCCGAATATCAGATCGAAGATCCGGAATTCGACAGTTGGTGCGATCGGGTGATCCAATCGCTCGATGCTGCCGCCAGGGCGATTCAATCATTGCTTTAG
- a CDS encoding ABC transporter permease subunit — protein sequence MNITLYKQMLKVNMKGFINYSAGSAFYVLLMSWFYPSIAKNLSAINGLIDSMPEGVGRALGLNGYDSAEAFISGEYYGLILVLILAIMSVQLAVRLMARMIDRGSMAYLLSAPTTRGKVAFTQASVLTTGLFIMMAVTTLAGFVGKAWFLRDYEFAGVRFIELNVAAFLLFFAVSGIAFLVSALSNDEKKAFSVSGFITFGFFSLDILAKLSDQVAWMKHITIFTLYKPGEIIHGTADVAESFAVLAAIGLVSYGLAIVLFRRRDLPL from the coding sequence ATGAACATAACCTTGTATAAACAGATGCTGAAAGTGAATATGAAAGGTTTTATTAACTATTCGGCTGGCTCGGCGTTTTATGTTCTGCTCATGTCTTGGTTTTATCCCAGCATCGCCAAAAATTTAAGCGCCATTAACGGTTTGATCGATTCCATGCCGGAGGGCGTCGGGAGGGCCTTAGGTCTCAATGGCTATGACAGTGCGGAGGCGTTTATTTCGGGAGAGTATTATGGTTTGATTTTGGTCCTTATTCTGGCGATTATGAGTGTGCAATTGGCGGTCCGGCTGATGGCCAGAATGATCGATCGCGGCTCCATGGCGTATTTGCTGTCCGCCCCGACCACACGGGGGAAAGTTGCGTTTACGCAAGCGAGCGTGCTGACAACCGGGCTATTCATCATGATGGCAGTCACCACTTTGGCCGGATTTGTCGGGAAAGCGTGGTTCCTTCGGGATTATGAATTTGCTGGAGTCCGATTTATTGAGCTGAATGTGGCGGCGTTTTTGCTTTTCTTCGCGGTGAGCGGCATCGCTTTTCTCGTGTCCGCGCTTTCCAACGACGAGAAGAAGGCGTTTAGCGTTTCCGGATTCATAACGTTCGGGTTTTTCAGTTTGGATATCCTGGCGAAACTGAGCGATCAAGTCGCCTGGATGAAACATATCACCATTTTTACTTTATATAAACCCGGCGAAATTATTCACGGCACCGCGGATGTGGCCGAAAGCTTTGCGGTTCTGGCGGCGATCGGGCTTGTTTCGTACGGGCTTGCCATCGTATTGTTCCGCAGGCGCGATCTGCCGTTGTGA
- a CDS encoding ABC transporter ATP-binding protein, whose translation MLTVDHLTKKFPNGKGIFDVSFTVKKGEVFGFLGPNGAGKSTTIRHIMGFLKPDKGSVTINGMDTWKQREKVQSYVGYLPGEISFIEGMTGKTFLDFIGEMHGMKDQSKRARLIERLQFDVHTPIRKMSKGMKQKVGIVAAFMHDPDVIILDEPTSGLDPLMQRVFIELVLEEKAQGKTFLMSSHSFPEIERTCDRAAIIKDGVIITVKDIHELQSMQRKLFEVTFVDQDDAKLFLDSGLMIESHEGNRVRVSVQGNYDQFVAETAKYKVRNIDLFTQNLEDIFMNYYDRKAAAK comes from the coding sequence ATGTTGACCGTTGACCATTTAACAAAAAAATTTCCGAATGGGAAAGGCATATTTGATGTCTCCTTCACGGTCAAAAAAGGCGAGGTGTTCGGCTTTTTGGGACCGAACGGCGCGGGGAAATCAACAACCATTCGCCATATTATGGGTTTTCTGAAGCCGGACAAAGGTTCGGTGACGATCAACGGCATGGATACGTGGAAACAGCGGGAAAAAGTCCAGTCTTATGTCGGGTATTTGCCGGGCGAAATCTCCTTTATTGAGGGGATGACCGGGAAAACGTTCCTCGATTTTATCGGTGAGATGCATGGGATGAAGGATCAGTCCAAGCGCGCGCGGTTGATTGAGCGGTTGCAGTTTGACGTTCATACGCCCATTCGCAAAATGTCGAAAGGAATGAAACAAAAGGTTGGCATCGTGGCGGCGTTTATGCACGATCCGGACGTGATTATCCTGGATGAGCCGACATCGGGCCTCGATCCGTTGATGCAAAGGGTGTTTATTGAATTGGTGTTGGAAGAAAAAGCCCAAGGGAAAACGTTTCTTATGTCTTCGCACAGCTTTCCGGAAATCGAGCGGACGTGCGACCGCGCCGCGATCATCAAGGACGGCGTCATCATAACGGTCAAAGATATTCATGAATTGCAATCGATGCAGCGGAAACTGTTTGAAGTTACGTTTGTCGATCAGGATGACGCCAAGTTGTTTCTTGATTCCGGCTTGATGATCGAGTCGCACGAAGGGAATCGCGTAAGGGTTTCCGTGCAGGGGAATTACGATCAATTTGTGGCGGAGACGGCGAAGTACAAAGTGCGCAATATCGACCTGTTCACCCAAAACCTTGAGGATATTTTTATGAATTATTATGACCGAAAGGCGGCGGCGAAATGA
- a CDS encoding TetR/AcrR family transcriptional regulator, translating to MNGFEKRARHIREKIIGATLRLLQGPDSKQIRIADIAKAANVSQVTIYNYFGSKKSLLREAFKSYMDKATDEFAEYLNENHTLKEKIEHIILLKKASFRQFSPQFFKYMSFDDQELAQYIENMYRKKTVPLTVRLLQEGKDRGEISAEVSIEHVLLFMQIYINQYDTILKTAQQNGDLDRFMDGMLHLFFYGICGKP from the coding sequence ATGAACGGATTTGAGAAAAGAGCCCGGCACATCAGGGAAAAAATTATCGGCGCCACCTTGCGGCTTTTGCAAGGGCCGGATTCCAAACAGATTCGCATCGCCGACATCGCCAAAGCGGCCAACGTGTCGCAGGTGACGATCTACAATTATTTCGGCAGCAAAAAGAGTTTGCTTCGCGAAGCGTTCAAAAGCTACATGGACAAAGCGACTGACGAATTCGCGGAATATCTGAACGAAAATCACACGCTAAAAGAAAAAATCGAGCATATTATCCTGCTCAAAAAAGCATCGTTCCGGCAATTTTCGCCGCAATTTTTCAAATATATGTCATTTGACGATCAAGAACTGGCCCAATATATCGAAAACATGTACAGGAAAAAAACGGTCCCTTTAACCGTTCGCCTTTTGCAGGAAGGAAAAGATCGGGGAGAGATTTCCGCGGAGGTTTCCATCGAGCATGTTTTGCTGTTTATGCAGATATATATCAATCAGTATGACACGATCCTGAAAACGGCCCAACAAAACGGTGACTTGGACCGGTTTATGGACGGCATGCTCCACTTGTTCTTTTACGGCATTTGCGGAAAACCTTGA